The Gemmatimonadota bacterium genome includes a window with the following:
- a CDS encoding zinc ribbon domain-containing protein produces MPVYQYHCLNCDSDFDHVESMREHEDAHPRCPRCGDERVEQRFSAFFAKTSKKS; encoded by the coding sequence ATGCCCGTCTACCAGTACCACTGCCTGAACTGCGACTCTGATTTCGACCACGTGGAAAGCATGCGCGAGCACGAAGATGCGCACCCCCGCTGCCCCAGATGTGGCGACGAGCGCGTCGAGCAGCGCTTCAGCGCCTTCTTCGCCAAGACCTCGAAGAAGAGCTGA